In one Lolium rigidum isolate FL_2022 chromosome 3, APGP_CSIRO_Lrig_0.1, whole genome shotgun sequence genomic region, the following are encoded:
- the LOC124695546 gene encoding uncharacterized protein LOC124695546 — translation MAALRRSLYLRGVVGSGGRGMFFGRSGMFVGGSGGRTNPQVVRHLSNGTQNGVNLNSNIQDASRKFSVAALKKHFEGAASILTSGETIRLLVFASGTGYSFKVIGSAKSQMDEYLKTKMQEQAESNANARAQLRMRIHDLDKKLADLKAKTNRSVEEFDLKTQAKFHDVDRSIDQSHQTLHSNHIEVKIRLSELEHSFNFLKHRLSLLSKPCVSCGSKNMAQGGSSSTPPPASSFQPPATPVKPSLSPLRPQSRPRSFRVDPSLFPNFPPSPAPAKPRRSN, via the exons ATGGCTGCCCTCCGCAGATCCCTCTACCTACGCGGCGTCGTCGGCAGCGGCGGCCGCGGCATGTTCTTCGGCCGCAGCGGCATGTTCGTCGGTGGCAGCGGCGGCCGTACGAATCCCCAAGTG GTGCGACATTTGAGCAATGGTACTCAAAATGGGGTCAATCTTAACAGCAACATTCAAGATGCTTCCAGAAAGTTTTCTGTTGCTGCATTAAAAAAACATTTCGAG GGAGCAGCAAGCATCCTAACATCTGGTGAAACAATTCGCCTCCTGGTCTTCGCGTCTGGTACTGGTTATTCATTCAAGGTGATTGGATCTGCCAAGTCGCAGATGGATGAATACTTGAAGACCAAGATGCAAGAGCAAGCTGAATCTAATGCAAATGCTCGTGCTCAACTCAGAATGCGTATCCATGATTTGGATAAGAAGCTGGCTGACTTGAAGGCAAAGACTAACAGGTCTGTCGAAGAATTTGATCTGAAGACTCAAGCAAAATTTCATGATGTTGACCGCAGCATAGACCAGTCACATCAGACGTTACACTCGAATCACATTGAGGTGAAGATCAGATTGTCTGAATTGGAGCACAGTTTCAACTTCCTAAAACATCGACTGAGCCTGTTATCCAAACCCTGCGTTTCGTG TGGCTCTAAGAACATGGCACAGGGAGGTTCTAGCTCTACTCCGCCCCCAGCCAGCTCCTTTCAGCCTCCAGCAACCCCAGTCAAGCCCTCGTTGAGCCCACTGCGTCCTCAGTCCCGACCGAGATCATTCAGGGTGGATCCAAGTCTATTCCCAAATTTCCCACCGAGCCCAGCCCCTGCCAAGCCACGACGCTCCAACTAG